One Algoriphagus sp. Y33 genomic window, AATGCAGCCGCACAGTACACGTTATAGGCATCGAATGCCACTGTTCCCAAAGAAGCCGTGTTTTTGGTGAGGACATGGTTCCTGCTTCTCAATGTCAGCAATGGTGCATTACTGTGTGTAATCGTATAATAATATGTCCCATATTCAGGATCGGTCAAATAAGGAGTGGTATACCTATAACCCGATCTTGAGGTTTCAGCCTCCATCGGCACTCCGGTTCCATTCACCAGTTTATACCATTTATAGGTAGCATTGGAATAAGGCCATCTAATTTCTCTATCCACCTCAGCAATGAATTTAAATGTGAATCCAATTCTTTCAGTGGAATTTTTCTGTACATCAACCAACCCTTGGGGTGAATAGGTAAATTGACTTCCTGAAAATGAGCTGTATACACTCAAAAAATCATTGAAAGAAAAATTACAATAGGAAATATCCACCAAACCGGTTACTGCGCTCACTTTCTCAGGCAGTTTACCTTTCAGTCCCGGATTGTTGTTTGTCCTGAACTCCAGTTTATAGGGCCCTTCGCCCATCAATCCCGGAGGAAGCTCCCCTGAGAACCCATTATACCCTATATTAAATGTATTAAGCATCTTCTGCTCCCCCAGCCAGGCTGGGATTGTTCCGGAAAGGCCACTTCCATAAGCAACAAAAGATTTAAGGCCTGTAAAATTAGCGGTTCCGCCCGGAAGGCTTCCTGAAAATTGATTGTCATACAGAAACAGTCCCTCCAGATGAGGCAAACTCAACAAGGTTGCCGGAATAGCTCCGCTCAGCTTATTAGCTCCCAATTGGAGGTAGCTAAGGGAAGACATTTGATTGATCTGGGAAATAATGGGGCCTGTTAAATTATTTCCTGTCAAATAAAGCGTATGGAGAGAAGTCAAATTGCCGAATGAAGTAGGTATACCACCCGTCAGATTCGAATAGGTCAACAAGAGAACCTGAAGCTGGGAGAGATTTCCCAATTGGGCAGGTATGGTGCTAACCAAAAGAGGATTATATGAAATATTCAAATAAACAAGATTTGTGATAGAACCAAGCTGTGTCGGGATTGCCCCGGAAAACTCGTTATTACTCAGGAGCAACTGACTTAAACCGGTCATGCTCCCAAGGGTAGCGGGTATAGCCCCGGTAAGATGGTTGCCATCCACATTCAGTGAGTTCAGGTAAGTCAGTCCACTGATAGCGGTCGGCAAAGTGCCGACTAAGTTATTGTTTTGCAAATTCAATTCCACTACATGCCCTGCGCCATCTACCGTAATTCCATACCACCCACTCACATCCGGCGGAGAACCTGCCGTGGTCCATCCTGTTTTATTAGTCCAACCTGATCCACCCGAACTGTTATAGATCGCCTTAAGTGCATTGAATTCAGCTAATGAAACTGCCGGGCTCGACATAATAGAATATTGACTTGCTCTGTTGGATGGGGTTGACATTTCATCCCCCTGGCTATTTTCCATATCAGAATCATTAAAAGAAAAAGAAGAGACAAATCTTGTCTGAATTTCCTCTTGAACCCTTTGCTCCATTTCCATCCTTAGCTGTTCCAAACCCTGGCTTTCAGTTTCCGCTTCGGACTGGGCGGAAATATTCTGTACGAGTGCTACATACAGAATCAATACGGTATATATCTTTTTCATTTATGGTATTGGACGTGGTGTAGGGATTCGATCTCCTCTAGAAGTGGTGAACGTAGAGCCGTTTTCAGGCTTCTCCAAGCCTGTAATAGACCTGCTGATCGGAGTAAGTATATTTCTGTTTCCTGATCGATACACTTTAGCCTCCAGATCGCTGTAATTACTCAAGTCCGCATCTGCGGAATAAAAAACATGTTCCCCATTAATACTTCCCTGATATATCCCCCGGGCCACCGGAATCCGTAGATCACCGGAATAGGTGTACAAGAGCAGTTCATCTCCTTTTATAAGTAAATTGGAATTTGCCCTAGTTGACCCAAACACAAATTCATCCATGGTCTCTTTGTATCTGGCGAGATCGGGAATTTTTATAGCATAACCGACAGTGGTTTTTGAAGGCCCCATGCCGGAGTAGGTATGGTAAGCAGGAACTGACAGGGAATATATAGGAGCCTCAAAATTATTGTTTACTTTTTGTAGTATGGTAGCGCCTGTCAGGGCATCCCAACGTAAGTGCTGCGCAAGGATTTTTGAGCCGAGATTGGATGACTCAACTGACTCAAGGATGCCTTGCTGAAAAATGACTTTATTGGTGACTATGGTCCTGAGTTTATTCTGAACCCTCCCCACATTGGGATAAACCGATGGCAGCGGAAAAATAAAAATGAAGTCGGCATTAAACGTGGCTCCTCCTGAATAAGCCACATCCGTAATTTCCCTGGCATCTACGATAAAATCGGATTGATAACCATAATATACATTTTTGTCAGCCGGTCCCTGTTCATCCAAGAGAGAATAGACGTTGTTTCCTCTCGTTGAAAACAAACTGTTAACTTTTGCTGTTTTTTTCCTGTTTAAAACACCTACCTCAGCTCTATAATTATACCTTGTCCAAGAAATTGGCTCAGAACCAATTTCGCCCGTATTCCCCTGCGCATATACCTCCTCAGATTTGAGTTTCCCATGCATATCATTTAACACAATGCCATAGCCCTGGCTCGCCACAAAATCATTCTCCTGAACTTTCAAAAATGGATTTGGAAATGTGGCAATATTGATTTTCTCTTTTTTCAAGTCTGTTTCAAGGGGAATTACCGGAAAGTCCCTGGCAGTATAGAACTCCATTCTTTTCATACCCGTAGTCCCATAGGTCGCATTGCTGCCTTCCGGTATCACAAAATCATGAAGTATTTCATAACCTGCTTTTTTGGCTGAAGGCAGACTCAAAATCTTCACCTCCGAATATCCTACAGAAGGCGAGGGGTATAAACTTTCGTTTACCGGATATTCAAAATACAGATTGGCATTACTTCTCAATTTTCTGATTTCCTTGTATTGTTTGGATTTCCTAAGTGTATTTTCTTCCCCACCGACAAAAGGTTCGAATGTGCTTACCCCGCTACTGATCCTGTTCCCCTTTTCCATTTGGGTGTAATCGTACACCTGCCCATAAGTACCCTCAACATCATGTTGCCATCCATCATCGATCGTGATTTGCCGGACTCGATGGCCGCCTCCTATTTTATCATAATTAGCACTTAAGAGACGTACGCCGGATTTTTTCAGGTTTATCTCCCTTCCCCAATTGTTGTTCTTGCAATAGTCATTAAAGCCCTCTATGGTTTGCCGTATTGATCCGGCAATTCCCGAAAGCCCCTTATTCAGATTTATCCGCTGTTTTGCCGAGTTTGCGCGGGAGAAACTCTTGGTCAAATTTGCTGCCCAAGGCTGGTCCAATTCTAGGTGTTTCCATGCCATGGCCGCAAAGGGATGGACTCCATTGATCTTAGCCAGCTCAAACTCTCCCGAGACATAATTCCCCGTGCCATCCTTTATCAGCGTCATAGGAGCATTCAAGTTTATGTTGAGGTAACCCTCTATAAGTTCAAAATCACTTCCCTGAGGTTTTCTTAGATTAACATCCAGTTTCACAAAAACCTCTTTGGTATCCATATCCAAATACTTCATTACCTCTGACTTTTGGTCTATGGAGGACAGGGTTCCGCCAATCGGTTTATCCAGTTTAAACCTTATTTTCGGAGTGGTAGATTCCGGATTAAACCCGTGCACCAGCCTGTCCCCGCGTTCAGTACCGGAGAGTTCCATTTTCGCCATAGCCCCTGCCTGCCCGCTCTGGACAAAAGCATACCTATCGGCTTCATAGTCTACCTTAATGGTTCCCTTTGAGGGCAATACTATGGAGGATAAATTCCATGCGCTGGCAAACTGATCCTGTAACCCTTCATTTTCAGCACGCTGATCAACGTAAGGCCAGTCTATAGTTGATTCCCCGTTGGATAAAGCAGGTTTATAATTTCCCCACCGGTCTTTGGAATATTGGGAGTATGACGGGTTAAAATCAGAATAAGTAAACGTGTAAGGATTTTGGCTGCCCTGGGTACCGGCACCGTTTTCGATAGCCACTGATTTCAATGTCAGCTTTCCCGTACCCCCTACCGCATTTGGCAGATTGGAACAAAGGCTGTTGTCATAGGTGAATTTTACTTTCTTGATGGGATCTGACTCTCCCCCAAAACGGGTAAACAATTTTACTTCCTTTAGACTCTTCATGCCCATTCCGCCGGACGGGCTGGCATTATCCTGAAAACGGTCTACCGCCCCCCTAGCATCTGCCCGATCCTGAGTATCAAAAACAAACTTGGCAATATGGGTTTTCGTCTCCGCCTGTTTGAGGAAATACACCTCTTTCTCCCCATAGGTAAATGCTCCCTGGTCGTCCCTCGCATCAATGGCAAAACCTTTTAAATAGTGTGCTTTTAGATACGGGTCGCGCCACTTGTACCTGTTTGCTTCATCAGTGATTTTTTGATAGGAAAACTTAACCCAGTATCCCAAATCATCACTACTCACCCCATCTGCTGTGACATCCACGTAATCCGAACCTTGTATGGAGGTGAGCAAGTAACTGTAGGCGTAAGCAGGGATTTCCGTTTTTTTATAGTATTCCTTAGTGCCGGGAATTTTATAATTGGGTTTTCCATTGGTTTCGGATACCGTGGTAAACAATCCATCGCCGCGATTGGTGGAAAAATTATGCTCTTCCTGTACCAAATTATATACCGGCAGACCGAATATGTACCGGAGTCCATTCTGATCCGTAATTATGTAGCCGGCAATATGGTGCTCGGGAAAATTACCCCTGTCCAGAGAAACAATGTTATTGTTCTTGTCAAAATATTCAATGTTGAGTTCAGGGATTAAACTGAGGTTATTTTTTAGAATATCTGCGTTGATAAGCGGAAGCACTTCCCGTTGAGTCTCTGCCTTCATTTTCTCCCCGAAAGGAAGCTGGGGACTTGATGCGTATCCCTGCTTTTCATTTACCATGTGGATCATCCCACCTCCCTTTTGAATTCTCACGTTAACAGCTTCCAATCCTCCCGTCTTATCATACAGGGACTGGGAAAAACTATTGCGGTCCCCGACAAAACTATAGTCAACCGGTGCAACTTCTGATGATTCAGCTGTTCTGTTGAAAAAAAACTTTTCTATAAATTCGGCTCCCCATGCCCAGAATCCTGATTTATTTTCAGCATAGCTGGGGGTGGCATTGATGCCTACATGCTTTCCACCAACTTCCACTCCGGCGGAAAGCCCAATAGAATGGGACTTTACCGTGCTTTCGGGAACCAATCCAAAGTCATTTCTATACGCTCTGAAAGTCCCCCCAATACCTGCTGCTGAAACACTGAACAGGTCATAGGTATGGTGCGGGATTGCCAGGTTGGGGGAAAAAGAATTGATCATCCCGTCCTTTTCCCTGTTTAGATCAATAAGATAATCGCTGTTTGGATTTACTTTGTGAAAGTTGGAGTATCCATAAGCGGGTGTTCCTACCCGTATTCCATCATCTTTAAATCCACTTTCATTATAATACCCTGTCACATGGCCATTGGGATAGGTCCCAACTACCCCTATCCCAACTTTGACGGTTGCAGAAAAACTCTTATGCAACATGGGAAAGGGATTTTGTGGAAAATAAGAAGGATGGGCAAAAGAAAAGGACGTAACACTGGTACCTGAACCAATCGTTTCTTTGGTAGATTCTGATTCAGCCATTGGAATTATGGAAGTTAATCCAATTGAACTTAAACCGGATTTAGAATTATAAACCCCGTTCATCCCCGCCTGAAAGGATTCAGAGCCATATGAAAACCCCATGCCGACTGTTCCTCCTTCGTTCGAATCAAAGTTCAGTCCCAGGTTTGCTCCTACCTGCGGGGATTTTGCTACTTCCGAAAGCCCAAAATCAGCAGAGATTGAATAGCCCGGACCATTTAAATTATTATTATAAATACCCAGACCCAGACTGGGTTTAACTTTAAATATCGGAAATCCTATTACCTCAAGTCCAAGTCCCGCCTGCACACCTACCGTCACACTTGGAACCATACTCACTGTATTGTGAATTAAATCCCCTGCAAACTCATCCGGA contains:
- a CDS encoding PKD domain-containing protein, translating into MKKIYTVLILYVALVQNISAQSEAETESQGLEQLRMEMEQRVQEEIQTRFVSSFSFNDSDMENSQGDEMSTPSNRASQYSIMSSPAVSLAEFNALKAIYNSSGGSGWTNKTGWTTAGSPPDVSGWYGITVDGAGHVVELNLQNNNLVGTLPTAISGLTYLNSLNVDGNHLTGAIPATLGSMTGLSQLLLSNNEFSGAIPTQLGSITNLVYLNISYNPLLVSTIPAQLGNLSQLQVLLLTYSNLTGGIPTSFGNLTSLHTLYLTGNNLTGPIISQINQMSSLSYLQLGANKLSGAIPATLLSLPHLEGLFLYDNQFSGSLPGGTANFTGLKSFVAYGSGLSGTIPAWLGEQKMLNTFNIGYNGFSGELPPGLMGEGPYKLEFRTNNNPGLKGKLPEKVSAVTGLVDISYCNFSFNDFLSVYSSFSGSQFTYSPQGLVDVQKNSTERIGFTFKFIAEVDREIRWPYSNATYKWYKLVNGTGVPMEAETSRSGYRYTTPYLTDPEYGTYYYTITHSNAPLLTLRSRNHVLTKNTASLGTVAFDAYNVYCAAAFEPDLNLIEGCTPLSYEWTFGDGNSSADRTPVHAYASNGTYPVTLKVNFKCGNTILFELSNTRSVNFQAAEISENDLETVSYEVTVPTSGQVINSSVQSYADSWVKNFKNADLSGLSDFQNGKSGVWNPLASYFYDGERSYSDQPNLSADGTYDLKGFSYINPGQDIENGWVLGAKNNSYSEEGFADESVDGLGIYSSNLYGYKGANVIASASNARQNEILVTDFEDISSPVIGNWRLFQGSDFKPIQANIRLTTYLAVVDIPMEEISEFNSVSIEAPLDIYGSLPNFSNTSIICKQPHPTDPNRTILVIPIGYLPDVFSRAYTRAVFKVTLNTPETLIFDSNFAHTGKRSMKIVNPTESITQDLLSLQPAKKYSFSSWVSNGQSSNSIISDPNQFIELIFENGAGTVISSTRFHPSSHAVEKWRKVEGDFVVPPGTKRIQTKFSKGANSAMWIDDVRIMPSDAMMKSYVYDPVTLRLSSILDEENFAITYSYDEEGNLRLLKKETDSGIVTITEVEQFLRTN